One stretch of Comamonas testosteroni DNA includes these proteins:
- the fepB gene encoding Fe2+-enterobactin ABC transporter substrate-binding protein translates to MNRLKFTALVAAAALSVLAGIALMQRNAVHEAGATQQASLPQRIVSTSPSVTGILLAIDAPVAATAATTPSRLTDDKGFFSQWAHVADERGVQVLYRNLQFDIEAVLGATPDLLVASATGADSVAQHRTELQAQGVPMVVVDYSSQSWQDIATELGRITGHAKQAAAAIARFDAHVAQTAASITPPAQPVSIVAYNLAGSYSIGRAASPHARLLAALGFKVEGLPPPLAAQVTRSSDFEFISRENLSAAITGDSVFLLGASQGDVQAFLDDPLLANLPAVAGRRVYALGPTSFRIDYYSGQQMVDAVASHFR, encoded by the coding sequence ATGAACAGACTAAAATTCACCGCCCTGGTTGCGGCTGCGGCACTGTCCGTGCTGGCCGGTATCGCGCTCATGCAGCGCAACGCCGTCCACGAGGCCGGCGCCACACAGCAGGCCTCTCTACCGCAGCGCATCGTGTCCACCTCGCCCAGCGTGACGGGCATCCTGTTGGCCATCGATGCCCCCGTGGCGGCAACCGCAGCCACCACGCCCAGCCGCTTGACTGATGACAAGGGCTTTTTCTCGCAATGGGCCCACGTTGCCGACGAGCGTGGCGTACAGGTGCTCTACCGCAACCTGCAGTTCGACATCGAGGCCGTCCTGGGCGCCACCCCTGATCTGCTGGTGGCCTCTGCCACCGGCGCCGACAGCGTGGCCCAGCACCGCACCGAACTGCAGGCGCAGGGCGTGCCAATGGTCGTGGTCGATTACTCCAGCCAGTCCTGGCAGGACATCGCCACCGAGCTGGGCCGCATCACGGGCCATGCGAAGCAGGCCGCCGCAGCCATTGCCCGCTTCGATGCCCATGTGGCGCAAACCGCCGCCTCCATCACGCCACCGGCCCAGCCCGTCAGCATCGTCGCCTACAACCTGGCCGGCAGCTACTCCATAGGCCGCGCCGCCAGCCCGCATGCGCGGCTGCTGGCTGCACTGGGTTTCAAGGTGGAGGGCCTGCCGCCCCCGCTGGCCGCACAGGTGACACGCTCGTCCGACTTCGAATTCATCTCCCGCGAAAACCTCTCGGCCGCCATCACCGGCGATTCCGTCTTCCTGCTCGGCGCTTCGCAGGGCGATGTCCAGGCCTTCCTGGACGATCCGCTGCTGGCCAACCTGCCGGCCGTGGCCGGCCGGCGCGTCTATGCGCTGGGCCCGACCTCGTTTCGCATCGACTACTACTCGGGGCAGCAGATGGTCGACGCCGTGGCCAGCCATTTCCGCTGA
- a CDS encoding ABC transporter ATP-binding protein, with protein sequence MTYRLSADAVTLRYGERTISQGLSLAVPDGSFAVIVGPNACGKSTLLRALSRLLAPTVGRVILDGRHIAQWPAKEVARRLGLLPQSAVAPEGITVEDLVARGRYPHQSFLKQWTDADEQAVAEAMKATDVMALSDRLLDELSGGQRQRVWIAMVLAQQTPILLLDEPTTFLDIAHQIELLELLADLNRAGRTVIAVLHDLNHACRYASHLIAMRDGRIAAQGNPGAIFTEQLVEEVFGLSSVVIPDPVTGTPLVVPRGRKAVHAMEG encoded by the coding sequence ATGACATATCGACTGAGTGCTGATGCAGTGACGCTGCGCTACGGCGAGCGCACCATTTCGCAGGGCCTGTCCCTTGCTGTTCCCGATGGCTCCTTTGCCGTCATCGTGGGGCCGAACGCCTGCGGCAAGTCCACCCTGCTGCGCGCGCTGTCGCGCCTGCTGGCACCGACCGTAGGGAGGGTCATCCTGGATGGCAGGCATATCGCGCAATGGCCTGCCAAGGAGGTCGCACGGCGCCTGGGCTTGCTGCCGCAAAGCGCGGTCGCGCCCGAGGGCATCACGGTGGAAGACCTGGTGGCGCGTGGGCGCTACCCCCATCAGTCCTTCCTGAAGCAGTGGACGGATGCCGACGAGCAGGCGGTGGCCGAGGCCATGAAGGCCACTGATGTGATGGCCCTTTCGGACCGGCTTCTGGACGAGTTGTCAGGCGGGCAGCGCCAACGTGTGTGGATTGCGATGGTGCTGGCGCAGCAGACGCCCATCCTGTTGCTGGATGAGCCCACGACGTTTCTGGACATTGCACACCAGATCGAGTTGCTGGAGCTGCTGGCGGACCTCAACCGGGCCGGCCGCACCGTGATTGCGGTGCTGCACGATCTCAACCACGCCTGCCGCTACGCCTCACACCTGATCGCCATGCGCGACGGGCGCATCGCCGCACAGGGCAATCCCGGGGCGATCTTTACCGAGCAATTGGTTGAGGAAGTGTTCGGCCTGTCATCGGTGGTCATTCCTGACCCTGTGACCGGGACTCCCCTGGTGGTGCCAAGAGGGCGCAAGGCAGTGCATGCCATGGAAGGCTGA
- a CDS encoding IclR family transcriptional regulator has translation MKTTTPQTAAGEKRSGTIQSVSIAARFLMILANAESELALGEVARRTGTGGSTAHRYLQSLVKEGLAKQDPASGLYDLGSAALSIGIGALKRVDAVEIAAQHMKSLTHQHALSGGVAIWTDRGPTLVRWYRSAYFSINPLALGDILPIDNTACGLVFQAFLPKATIDAARRQQPAHFRGKPPTKAVLDEVRERCWSELTSHLLSNVTGQAAPVFDAQHEIACAVTTVSDLGQLKSPDDRHALLREASLINQATGGRAFGSDSH, from the coding sequence TTGAAAACAACAACACCTCAGACAGCCGCCGGCGAGAAACGCTCCGGCACCATCCAGTCGGTCTCGATCGCCGCACGCTTCCTCATGATCCTGGCCAATGCCGAAAGCGAACTGGCGCTGGGCGAGGTGGCCCGGCGAACGGGAACGGGGGGCTCCACGGCCCACCGCTACCTGCAAAGTCTCGTCAAGGAAGGCCTGGCCAAGCAGGACCCGGCCAGCGGCCTCTACGACCTGGGCAGCGCGGCACTGAGCATCGGCATTGGCGCGCTCAAGCGCGTGGATGCGGTGGAAATTGCGGCGCAGCATATGAAGTCGCTGACACACCAACACGCGCTCAGTGGCGGTGTGGCCATCTGGACCGACCGCGGGCCGACCCTGGTGCGCTGGTACCGAAGCGCCTACTTCTCCATCAATCCGCTGGCGCTTGGCGACATCCTGCCCATAGACAACACCGCCTGCGGTCTGGTGTTCCAGGCCTTCCTGCCCAAGGCCACCATCGACGCTGCGCGCCGCCAGCAACCTGCCCATTTCCGCGGCAAGCCACCGACCAAGGCCGTGCTCGATGAAGTGCGCGAGCGCTGCTGGTCCGAATTGACCAGCCACCTTCTGTCCAACGTCACGGGCCAGGCAGCACCGGTGTTCGACGCACAGCATGAGATCGCCTGCGCGGTCACCACTGTCTCTGACCTGGGCCAGCTCAAGTCGCCCGACGACAGGCATGCGCTGCTGCGCGAAGCCAGCCTGATCAACCAGGCCACAGGCGGACGAGCCTTTGGCTCAGACTCTCACTAG
- a CDS encoding TonB-dependent receptor, which produces MKLCFHRRLPSRAGAVALSTLMAPAGVFAQGVSGSDEETATLDVVVVSGEKVRRELKDTASSVSVKSGKDIEREESGNASVHEVLHDVPNVVYTDTVGAPIIRGQDTQGPNNGQNVFWGGTVPRATINLDGHYLNYNEMFFGATSVWDVDSIEVFRGPQTTSQGANAIAGAIIVNTKDPSFKPETAYQLEAGNYNSRRASIAVSGPVGEELAARLAVDYAGRDTFIDYNNPRFQQGQANQDFRALNARLKLLWLPNSIPGLEAKFTYSHNDSNRPTQEAASAPFGALKHWTTTMPSWKQKTDTGILDLRYELGNGVRLVNQSQYSRSSVQRYTGISGGGDADIRQNNVSNEFRALVGNEKDRLSGFGGIYYARTSTDESLLLRGLSAFDDTKKNLGVFGELNWRLADRWTLSSGLRYQQDEVVRNGTSVLAPTALDYTKTFSALLPKLSLAYAATPRWTVGALVSRGYNPGGVSLNLTSRQWAYFKKESIWNYELFSRTSLFNDRLMLNTNLFYMDMRDAQYNIPVVISPGVAQSYTINAEKAHAYGFELGADYRALDNLRIKAGVGVLRTRIEEMGSNPGYEHNRFARSPGYNLSVGVSWDASPRFNVSGQVRHLDGYYSDTANTRAYAVGSNTIADLRMTYAYNARVQLYGYIKNVFDTRAPTYLQQNRGIGGIEASMTAPRMIGVGVRGTF; this is translated from the coding sequence GTGAAACTGTGTTTCCATCGCAGGCTCCCGTCCAGGGCGGGCGCTGTCGCACTCTCTACCTTGATGGCGCCAGCCGGCGTCTTTGCACAGGGTGTGTCGGGCTCCGATGAGGAAACTGCCACGCTTGACGTGGTCGTGGTCAGCGGTGAAAAGGTCAGGCGAGAACTCAAGGACACGGCATCCTCCGTATCGGTCAAGTCTGGCAAGGACATCGAGAGGGAGGAGAGCGGCAATGCCTCGGTCCACGAGGTGCTGCATGACGTGCCCAACGTGGTCTACACCGACACGGTGGGTGCGCCCATCATCCGCGGGCAGGACACGCAGGGCCCCAACAACGGGCAGAACGTCTTCTGGGGCGGCACGGTACCGCGCGCCACCATCAATCTCGATGGCCATTACCTCAATTACAACGAGATGTTCTTCGGCGCGACCTCGGTATGGGATGTGGATAGCATCGAGGTGTTCCGAGGTCCCCAGACCACCTCGCAGGGTGCGAATGCGATAGCGGGCGCAATCATCGTCAATACCAAGGATCCGAGCTTCAAGCCCGAGACGGCCTACCAGCTGGAGGCCGGCAACTACAACTCGCGCCGCGCCTCCATCGCCGTCTCCGGCCCCGTGGGCGAGGAGCTGGCCGCGCGGCTTGCCGTTGACTATGCAGGGCGCGACACTTTTATCGACTACAACAATCCGCGGTTTCAGCAGGGCCAGGCCAACCAGGATTTCCGTGCGCTCAACGCACGCCTGAAACTCCTGTGGCTGCCAAACAGCATTCCCGGCCTGGAAGCCAAATTCACTTACTCGCACAACGACAGCAACCGCCCGACCCAGGAGGCCGCTTCAGCTCCGTTCGGCGCGCTCAAGCACTGGACGACGACCATGCCCAGCTGGAAGCAGAAGACCGACACCGGCATCCTCGACCTCCGCTACGAGCTGGGCAACGGCGTGCGGCTGGTCAACCAGTCCCAGTATTCGCGCTCGTCCGTGCAGCGCTACACCGGCATTTCCGGTGGGGGTGATGCTGATATCCGCCAGAACAATGTCTCCAACGAATTCCGCGCTCTCGTGGGCAACGAAAAAGATCGACTGAGCGGCTTCGGCGGCATCTATTACGCCCGTACCAGCACTGACGAAAGCCTGCTGCTGCGCGGCCTGTCCGCCTTCGACGACACGAAGAAGAACCTGGGCGTCTTCGGCGAGCTGAACTGGCGCCTGGCCGACCGCTGGACCCTGAGCAGCGGGCTGCGCTACCAGCAGGACGAGGTGGTGCGCAATGGCACCTCAGTGTTGGCACCCACCGCCCTTGACTACACGAAAACCTTCTCGGCGCTGCTGCCCAAGCTGTCCCTGGCCTATGCCGCCACGCCACGCTGGACGGTGGGTGCCTTGGTCAGCCGTGGCTACAACCCGGGCGGCGTCTCGCTGAACCTCACCAGCCGGCAATGGGCCTACTTCAAGAAGGAGTCGATCTGGAATTACGAGCTGTTCAGCCGCACCAGCCTGTTCAATGACAGGCTGATGCTCAACACCAACCTGTTCTACATGGACATGCGGGACGCGCAGTACAACATCCCGGTGGTCATCTCGCCGGGCGTGGCTCAGTCCTACACCATCAACGCCGAGAAGGCCCATGCCTACGGCTTCGAGCTGGGCGCCGACTACCGCGCGCTGGACAACCTGCGGATCAAGGCCGGCGTGGGCGTGCTGCGCACCCGCATCGAGGAGATGGGCAGCAACCCCGGCTACGAGCACAACCGCTTCGCCCGCTCGCCCGGCTACAACCTGAGCGTGGGCGTGAGCTGGGACGCCAGCCCCCGGTTCAATGTCTCCGGCCAGGTGCGCCACCTGGACGGCTACTACTCAGATACCGCCAACACGCGCGCCTATGCGGTCGGCTCCAACACCATCGCCGACCTGCGCATGACCTATGCCTACAACGCACGCGTGCAGTTGTACGGCTATATCAAGAACGTGTTCGACACGCGCGCACCGACGTACCTGCAGCAAAACCGCGGCATCGGCGGCATCGAGGCCAGCATGACCGCGCCGCGCATGATCGGCGTGGGCGTGCGCGGAACGTTCTGA
- a CDS encoding NtaA/DmoA family FMN-dependent monooxygenase (This protein belongs to a clade of FMN-dependent monooxygenases, within a broader family of flavin-dependent oxidoreductases, the luciferase-like monooxygenase (LMM) family, some of whose members use coenzyme F420 rather than FMN.) produces MTTRKPLHIGLSLAPTWLSGDAWRRPGSNIEGLYSSDFALDLARRAEAAHLDFVFRPDVSFLPMEVLETGAGFASLDPTVLMAALARETSRIGLVSTVSTTFFPPYAVARQLQSLHWISNGRAGWNIVTALQGHENFGLQAMPDADERYARAAEFTDVVRRLWASFPNEALKIDRDSGRYADASLVHPIDHEGTHLKVRGPLNLPEFGGPRIPLVQAGASSTGRDFAASVADIVFAPTPDLDAALELRRDLSRCAQRHGRQAQDVRLLPGLSLYLADTREQAREMFQQTHGRVDRGRKLASIKAMTGLDLKDWPTDRPITAADLPPPVAIPSSRTHAGLLRRLMERESLRIDELLLRPEILSAAHWQVVGTVDDAVAQITQWSAAGAIDGFLAAPGGSVDSLHCVLEQLVPRLVEAGLFRSRYTGTTFMEHLEESRQERVHAAAQPSARS; encoded by the coding sequence ATGACAACCCGCAAACCCCTGCACATTGGCCTTTCGCTGGCCCCCACCTGGCTGAGTGGCGACGCCTGGCGGCGGCCCGGCAGCAATATCGAAGGGCTTTACTCCAGCGACTTCGCCCTAGACCTGGCCCGGCGCGCCGAGGCTGCGCACCTGGACTTCGTCTTCCGCCCCGACGTGAGCTTTCTGCCCATGGAGGTGCTGGAGACGGGCGCTGGCTTCGCCAGCCTGGACCCCACGGTGCTGATGGCCGCGCTGGCGCGCGAGACCTCGCGCATCGGCCTGGTGTCCACGGTATCGACCACGTTTTTCCCGCCCTATGCGGTGGCTCGCCAGCTGCAGTCGCTGCACTGGATCAGCAACGGCCGCGCCGGGTGGAACATCGTCACGGCCCTGCAGGGCCACGAGAACTTCGGGTTGCAGGCCATGCCCGATGCCGATGAACGCTATGCGCGGGCCGCAGAATTCACCGACGTGGTGCGCCGGCTGTGGGCCAGCTTCCCCAACGAGGCCTTGAAGATCGATCGGGACAGCGGCCGCTACGCCGATGCCTCACTGGTCCACCCCATAGACCACGAGGGAACGCACCTGAAGGTGCGCGGCCCGCTGAACCTGCCGGAGTTCGGCGGCCCGCGCATTCCGCTGGTGCAGGCGGGCGCGTCCAGCACAGGGCGCGACTTTGCCGCATCGGTGGCAGACATCGTCTTCGCGCCCACGCCGGACCTGGACGCGGCGCTGGAGCTGCGCCGGGACCTGTCTCGGTGCGCCCAGCGTCATGGCCGCCAGGCGCAGGATGTGCGCCTGCTGCCCGGCCTGAGCCTGTACCTGGCCGACACCCGCGAGCAGGCCCGGGAGATGTTCCAGCAGACGCACGGCCGGGTGGACAGGGGCCGCAAGCTGGCATCGATCAAGGCCATGACCGGCCTGGACCTGAAGGACTGGCCCACAGACCGGCCGATCACCGCTGCAGACCTTCCGCCGCCCGTGGCAATCCCGTCCAGCCGCACGCATGCGGGCCTGCTCAGGCGCCTGATGGAGCGCGAGTCATTGCGCATCGACGAACTGCTGCTGCGGCCGGAAATTCTCTCCGCCGCGCACTGGCAGGTGGTCGGCACGGTGGACGATGCCGTGGCGCAGATCACCCAGTGGAGTGCCGCCGGCGCCATCGACGGCTTTCTGGCCGCGCCCGGCGGTTCCGTCGACTCCCTGCATTGCGTGCTGGAGCAGTTGGTGCCCCGGCTAGTGGAGGCTGGCCTGTTCCGCTCTCGCTACACAGGCACCACGTTCATGGAGCACCTTGAAGAGTCGCGTCAGGAACGTGTTCATGCTGCAGCCCAACCATCTGCTCGCTCGTAA
- a CDS encoding YbaN family protein → MNDLPPPPETPREEPHLESKQLSVPLRYLLIAFALVCVILGLIGAVVPGMPTTVFILMAAWAAVRSSPRLHRWLYAHRVFGPLLHNWDTGGKVSRRAKWTATVSMGASSLLILYFSYKPWLTAMTLSIMACVLLWLWLRPEPQV, encoded by the coding sequence ATGAACGATCTGCCACCACCGCCCGAAACCCCTCGCGAAGAACCGCACCTGGAGTCCAAGCAGCTTTCCGTGCCGCTGCGTTATCTGCTCATTGCTTTTGCGCTGGTTTGCGTGATATTGGGGCTGATAGGCGCCGTGGTTCCCGGCATGCCCACCACGGTATTCATACTGATGGCCGCCTGGGCGGCGGTGCGCAGCTCGCCCAGGCTGCACCGCTGGCTCTATGCGCACCGTGTGTTCGGCCCGCTGCTGCACAACTGGGACACTGGCGGCAAGGTCAGCCGCCGCGCCAAATGGACGGCAACCGTCAGCATGGGCGCCAGCAGTCTGCTGATTCTGTATTTCTCGTACAAGCCGTGGCTCACGGCCATGACGCTGAGCATCATGGCCTGCGTATTGCTCTGGCTGTGGCTCAGGCCGGAGCCGCAGGTTTAG
- a CDS encoding enoyl-CoA hydratase/isomerase family protein — protein MTPTPSADMSDVIAEVRGKLGMITLNRPKALNALSLGMVRDLLGTLLAWQKDDSILGVAIRGSNKEGVFGAFCAGGDIRFLHAAGSSGNPQLEDFFTEEYALNHLIHSFGKPYIAFMDGIVMGGGMGISQGGSLRIVTERTKMAMPETAIGLFPDVGGGYFLSRCPGAVGEWLALTGDTIGAGDALTFGLADGCIPSEQQAELWETLATTDFANVEALNAVVRSRFVSAEPKTAAHRAEIDACFSQSTLAAVVQALQAGSDWAQSEAATLRKRSPLMLHVVLEQIRRARHMDLAEDLRMERDMVRHCFYLRPGRSETVEGIRALAVDKDHSPRWNPASIEEVSDAEWQAFFDSPWPAHSHPLAALKD, from the coding sequence ATGACCCCCACCCCGAGCGCCGATATGTCCGATGTGATTGCCGAAGTCCGTGGCAAGCTGGGCATGATTACGCTCAACCGTCCGAAGGCGCTCAACGCGCTGTCTCTGGGCATGGTGCGCGATCTGCTGGGCACTTTGCTGGCCTGGCAAAAAGACGACTCGATTCTGGGCGTGGCCATTCGTGGCAGCAACAAGGAAGGGGTGTTCGGGGCGTTTTGCGCCGGTGGTGACATCCGCTTTCTGCATGCGGCCGGCAGCAGTGGCAATCCGCAGCTCGAAGATTTCTTCACCGAGGAATATGCGCTCAACCATCTGATCCACAGCTTTGGCAAGCCCTATATCGCTTTCATGGATGGCATCGTCATGGGCGGCGGCATGGGTATCAGCCAGGGCGGCTCGCTGCGCATCGTGACCGAGCGCACCAAGATGGCCATGCCCGAGACGGCCATTGGCCTGTTCCCCGATGTGGGGGGAGGCTATTTCCTCTCGCGCTGCCCCGGTGCCGTGGGCGAATGGCTGGCCTTGACCGGCGACACCATCGGCGCGGGCGATGCCCTGACTTTTGGTCTGGCCGATGGCTGCATTCCCTCCGAACAGCAGGCAGAGCTGTGGGAGACCCTGGCGACCACGGATTTTGCCAATGTGGAAGCGCTCAATGCCGTGGTGCGCTCCCGCTTTGTGAGCGCCGAACCAAAGACGGCAGCTCACCGCGCGGAAATCGATGCCTGTTTTTCTCAGTCCACGCTGGCCGCGGTTGTGCAGGCCTTGCAGGCTGGCAGCGACTGGGCCCAATCCGAAGCTGCCACGCTGCGCAAGCGCTCACCGTTGATGCTGCATGTGGTGCTGGAGCAAATCCGCCGTGCACGCCATATGGATCTAGCCGAAGATCTGCGCATGGAGCGCGATATGGTGCGCCACTGCTTTTATCTGCGACCGGGTCGCAGCGAAACCGTGGAAGGCATCCGGGCACTGGCGGTGGACAAGGACCACAGCCCGCGCTGGAATCCTGCCAGCATCGAAGAGGTGAGCGATGCCGAGTGGCAAGCGTTCTTTGATAGCCCCTGGCCTGCGCATTCGCACCCGCTGGCGGCGCTGAAGGACTGA
- a CDS encoding DUF72 domain-containing protein produces MPDTFQDDFFADELPPPGDGTGKARTEEAPQADDTAERKPRRGAISLTPAAAQYRELAAQLPPLLRMGVSTWSYPGWEGLVWDGAYDSSVLAKKGLTAYHQHPLLRTVCVDRTFWRPLTASQYAAFAAQVDADFRFVVKCPAGITDAQVRSEEGKPRETNPAFLDPGLAIEHFVEPTLEGLGSKLGVLVFQLSPLPWSLLSRPGQLMERLGLLLSAVKQALQKHPQVVVAVEVRDPELLTSALAQTLKLHGATYCLGLHGKMPPIEEQLPTLRALWPGPLVCRWNLNRIFGAYGYADAQKKHQPFNEILSEDRHTRERLARTIAGITGAGQPAFVTISNDAEGCAPRSIALLAQALASLSDSGPGKHPRTSS; encoded by the coding sequence ATGCCCGATACCTTCCAGGACGATTTTTTTGCCGATGAGCTGCCTCCGCCCGGAGACGGTACCGGCAAGGCTCGGACTGAAGAAGCGCCGCAGGCCGATGACACAGCTGAACGCAAGCCCAGGCGCGGTGCTATTTCCCTGACCCCTGCAGCTGCGCAGTACAGGGAGCTGGCCGCACAACTGCCCCCCCTGCTGCGCATGGGCGTCTCGACCTGGTCCTATCCGGGCTGGGAGGGCTTGGTCTGGGACGGAGCCTATGACAGCAGCGTGCTGGCCAAAAAAGGGCTGACGGCCTATCACCAGCACCCGTTGCTGCGCACCGTCTGCGTCGACCGCACCTTCTGGAGGCCGCTGACGGCCAGCCAATATGCAGCCTTTGCCGCTCAGGTCGATGCCGACTTTCGCTTTGTCGTCAAATGCCCGGCCGGCATCACCGATGCCCAGGTACGCAGCGAGGAAGGCAAGCCGCGCGAGACCAACCCCGCGTTTCTGGACCCTGGCCTGGCCATAGAGCATTTTGTGGAGCCTACTCTCGAAGGGCTGGGCAGCAAGCTGGGCGTTCTCGTCTTTCAACTCAGTCCCCTGCCCTGGAGTCTGCTCAGCCGCCCCGGCCAGCTGATGGAAAGGCTGGGCCTTCTGCTGTCCGCTGTGAAACAGGCGCTGCAAAAACATCCGCAGGTCGTCGTTGCCGTCGAGGTCAGAGACCCCGAACTGCTGACCTCGGCACTGGCCCAGACACTCAAGCTCCATGGCGCGACCTACTGCCTGGGGCTGCACGGCAAAATGCCTCCCATCGAAGAGCAGTTGCCCACGCTGCGCGCCTTGTGGCCCGGGCCGCTGGTGTGCCGCTGGAATCTGAATCGCATCTTTGGCGCCTATGGCTATGCCGATGCCCAGAAGAAGCACCAGCCGTTCAACGAGATCCTCAGCGAAGATCGGCATACCCGGGAGCGGCTGGCCCGCACGATTGCTGGCATCACCGGTGCCGGTCAACCCGCTTTTGTGACCATCAGCAACGATGCCGAGGGATGCGCCCCCCGTTCAATAGCACTGCTGGCGCAGGCGCTTGCGAGCCTTTCAGACTCAGGCCCTGGCAAGCATCCTCGGACATCATCCTGA